In a single window of the Streptomyces sp. NBC_00285 genome:
- a CDS encoding class I SAM-dependent methyltransferase — protein sequence MPEAYERHLVPVFFRPFAADLAARAAALQPLTVLELAAGTGALTSALLTAVPTASVVATDLNEAMVTAGSARESRADWRQADAQELPFEDGSFDLVLCQFGVMFFPDRAAAYSEVGRVLAPQGRFLFNSWGPLASHGFGAAFQEALEQSMPEGAPSFLKDVPHGYTDPAVVAADLAIAGLALATTVEITLDGVAESASSVATGFLTGTPVSAAMEARQDAGTIRASVTQKMTALLGTGAVTAPMTATVYTAHHQV from the coding sequence ATGCCCGAGGCCTACGAGCGCCACCTGGTGCCGGTCTTCTTCCGTCCCTTCGCCGCTGACCTGGCCGCCCGGGCGGCGGCTCTGCAGCCGCTCACGGTGCTGGAGCTCGCCGCCGGAACCGGGGCGTTGACCTCGGCGCTGCTCACCGCGGTGCCCACGGCCTCGGTGGTGGCGACCGACCTCAACGAGGCGATGGTCACCGCCGGATCGGCGCGGGAGTCCCGCGCCGACTGGCGACAGGCGGACGCCCAAGAGCTGCCCTTCGAGGACGGCAGTTTCGACCTGGTTCTGTGCCAGTTCGGCGTGATGTTCTTCCCCGACAGAGCTGCCGCCTACAGCGAGGTGGGCAGGGTCCTTGCCCCGCAGGGCCGATTCCTGTTCAACAGTTGGGGCCCGCTGGCCTCGCACGGGTTCGGGGCCGCCTTCCAGGAGGCCCTGGAGCAGTCCATGCCCGAGGGAGCGCCCTCGTTCCTCAAGGACGTGCCCCACGGATACACCGATCCGGCTGTGGTCGCCGCGGACCTGGCGATTGCGGGACTGGCCCTGGCCACCACCGTGGAGATCACGCTGGACGGCGTCGCGGAGTCGGCGTCCTCCGTCGCCACCGGGTTCCTCACCGGCACGCCGGTGAGCGCCGCCATGGAGGCCCGTCAAGACGCAGGGACCATCCGGGCCTCCGTCACGCAGAAGATGACCGCCCTCCTCGGCACCGGAGCTGTCACGGCGCCGATGACCGCGACCGTCTACACAGCGCACCACCAGGTGTGA
- a CDS encoding pyridoxamine 5'-phosphate oxidase family protein, producing the protein MSENSATETTTVTTVTTVTTKNDGPAPRALTDQELSQLLRQQQFGVLASVRNTGHPHLSTVLYDWNAEERVLRVSSTADRLKVRQLRRDPHTSLHVSGPDVWSFAVAEGEAEIVDPVDGAAPGEQPLPDRRVVILIRVTRLYGTALDIPSHD; encoded by the coding sequence GTGAGCGAGAACTCCGCCACCGAAACCACCACGGTCACCACGGTCACCACGGTCACCACCAAGAACGACGGACCGGCCCCTCGCGCGCTCACCGACCAGGAGCTCTCCCAGTTGCTGCGGCAACAGCAGTTCGGCGTACTCGCGAGCGTCAGGAACACCGGCCACCCGCACCTGTCGACCGTCCTCTACGACTGGAACGCCGAGGAGCGCGTACTGCGCGTCTCCTCCACCGCCGACCGCCTCAAGGTCCGCCAGTTGCGCCGCGACCCGCACACCTCACTGCACGTCAGTGGCCCGGACGTCTGGTCGTTCGCCGTGGCGGAAGGCGAGGCGGAGATAGTGGACCCGGTCGACGGGGCGGCCCCCGGAGAGCAGCCGCTGCCCGACCGTCGCGTGGTGATCCTGATCCGGGTGACCCGCCTGTACGGGACCGCCCTGGACATCCCCTCCCACGACTGA
- a CDS encoding GlxA family transcriptional regulator produces the protein MHEATESRTVFAHPERHHVAVLARQMTLPIELGIIHQVFGQAKEGASADGKPLYEVATCALRSGELRTDGDFTVNVRHGPEALAGADTVIVMSSYEDYEQQEPTLPAPLAEALALIRPGTRIASICTGAFVLASAGLLDGRTATTHWRYADRFARLFPQVELDADVLYTDGGDVLTSAGCASGIDLCLHMIRRDFGMAVANDVARRTVVPPHREGGQAQYVRRPVPEPSWPSTAAARGWALERLAEPVTLDRMAAQEATSVRNFTRRFREEVGTTPMNWLTQQRIEHARELLEESDLPVDQVAERAGLGTAANLRQHFHTVLGTSPSTYRAVFRGPGRATAQEGSVTAARRSAGQQETGAPRTGDDMSSGA, from the coding sequence ATGCATGAGGCCACGGAGTCCAGGACCGTCTTTGCGCACCCCGAGCGCCACCATGTCGCCGTCCTGGCGCGCCAGATGACGCTCCCCATCGAGCTGGGCATCATCCACCAGGTGTTCGGCCAGGCCAAAGAGGGCGCGTCAGCAGACGGCAAGCCGCTGTACGAGGTTGCCACCTGCGCCCTGCGCAGCGGAGAGCTGCGCACGGACGGCGACTTCACCGTCAACGTCCGGCACGGACCCGAAGCCCTGGCCGGGGCCGACACGGTGATCGTGATGTCCTCCTACGAGGACTACGAGCAGCAGGAGCCGACCCTGCCGGCGCCGCTCGCCGAGGCGCTTGCCCTTATCCGCCCCGGCACCCGCATCGCCTCCATCTGCACGGGCGCTTTCGTCCTCGCCTCCGCCGGGCTGCTCGACGGACGGACCGCGACGACGCACTGGCGCTACGCAGACCGCTTCGCCCGCCTGTTCCCTCAGGTCGAGCTGGACGCCGACGTGCTGTACACCGACGGCGGCGACGTGCTCACCTCGGCGGGCTGCGCCTCCGGGATCGACCTGTGCCTGCACATGATCCGGCGCGACTTCGGCATGGCCGTCGCCAACGATGTCGCCCGCCGAACCGTCGTACCGCCGCACCGGGAAGGAGGGCAGGCGCAGTATGTCCGCCGCCCCGTGCCGGAGCCGTCCTGGCCCTCCACTGCGGCCGCGCGCGGCTGGGCCCTGGAGCGGCTGGCGGAACCCGTCACCCTCGACCGGATGGCTGCCCAGGAAGCCACCAGCGTACGGAACTTCACGCGCCGCTTCCGCGAGGAGGTCGGCACCACGCCGATGAACTGGCTGACCCAGCAGCGCATCGAGCACGCCCGCGAGCTGCTGGAGGAATCGGATCTGCCGGTCGACCAGGTGGCCGAACGGGCGGGCCTCGGCACGGCCGCGAACCTCCGCCAGCATTTCCACACGGTGCTGGGCACTTCGCCCAGCACCTACCGGGCCGTGTTCCGTGGACCGGGCCGCGCGACGGCACAGGAGGGCAGTGTGACGGCGGCACGCCGAAGCGCGGGACAGCAGGAAACGGGCGCCCCGCGCACGGGAGACGACATGAGCTCCGGAGCCTGA
- a CDS encoding SigE family RNA polymerase sigma factor — protein sequence MNADEERQFREFVAARSRSLLHTAYLLTGDWEQGRDLLQTALASTARRWSKLRDREQPEIYVRRALYHAQVDRFRLLSWGRETVTDMLPDRPSGHGADWADDVVQRQDIMAALRRLPKRQRAVIVLRYFEDRPDGEIATILGVAQGTVRSQTHKALASLRATLAEAGQAASSSAASGRGVIA from the coding sequence TTGAACGCCGACGAGGAACGCCAGTTCCGCGAGTTCGTGGCGGCGCGGTCGAGATCGCTGCTGCACACGGCATACCTGCTGACCGGGGACTGGGAACAGGGCCGGGATTTGCTCCAGACCGCGCTTGCGTCAACTGCTCGGCGTTGGTCGAAGCTGCGGGACCGGGAGCAACCGGAGATCTATGTGCGCCGGGCGCTCTACCACGCCCAGGTGGACCGCTTCCGGCTCCTCAGCTGGGGGCGGGAGACCGTCACGGACATGCTGCCGGACCGGCCGTCCGGGCACGGCGCGGACTGGGCTGACGACGTGGTCCAGCGGCAGGACATCATGGCCGCGCTGCGGCGGTTGCCCAAGCGTCAGCGTGCGGTGATCGTGCTGCGTTACTTCGAGGACCGGCCGGACGGCGAGATCGCCACGATTCTGGGTGTCGCCCAGGGCACGGTCCGCAGCCAGACCCACAAGGCCCTTGCCTCGCTCCGCGCCACTCTGGCCGAGGCGGGGCAGGCAGCCTCTTCCTCCGCTGCCTCCGGAAGGGGCGTCATCGCGTGA
- a CDS encoding SAM-dependent methyltransferase: MTYERSPIDPAKPSIARVYDYLLGGKDNYAVDREIGDVFKRDLPGSVAIAYANRAALTRAVAEIVKSTGIRQFIDLGSGLPTADNVHQVAQRHAPEATVVYVDTDPQVLVHGRALLEKDDRTRVVAVDVRNPEAVHTHPDTLELIDFTRPVAVIFSAILHHVNDDEDPAGIVRYWRDRVPSGSHFFVSHFRSGNNPETQEAEKVLQQTFGRGRWRTDAEIAALLDGLEILDPGIVPAPLWRPDQTATPAWNSSGERQLTVWEHLIAAALARKP, translated from the coding sequence ATGACGTACGAACGCTCCCCGATCGACCCGGCCAAGCCCAGCATCGCCCGCGTCTACGACTACCTGCTGGGTGGCAAGGACAACTACGCCGTGGACCGCGAGATCGGCGACGTGTTCAAACGCGACCTGCCCGGTTCGGTGGCCATCGCCTACGCCAACCGCGCAGCCCTGACCCGCGCGGTCGCGGAGATCGTGAAGTCCACCGGCATCCGGCAGTTCATCGACCTGGGCAGCGGCCTGCCGACCGCCGACAACGTCCACCAGGTCGCCCAACGGCACGCCCCCGAGGCCACGGTCGTCTACGTCGACACCGACCCCCAGGTCCTGGTCCACGGACGGGCGCTGCTGGAGAAGGACGACCGCACCCGGGTCGTCGCCGTCGATGTCCGAAACCCCGAGGCCGTCCACACCCACCCCGACACCCTCGAACTGATCGACTTCACACGACCCGTCGCGGTCATTTTCAGCGCCATCCTCCACCACGTCAACGACGACGAGGACCCGGCCGGCATCGTCCGCTACTGGCGCGACAGGGTGCCCTCCGGAAGCCACTTCTTCGTCAGCCACTTCCGCTCCGGCAACAACCCGGAGACGCAGGAGGCCGAGAAGGTCCTCCAGCAGACGTTCGGCCGTGGCCGCTGGCGTACCGATGCCGAAATCGCCGCCCTCCTCGACGGCTTGGAGATCCTCGACCCCGGCATCGTCCCCGCTCCCCTGTGGCGCCCCGACCAGACCGCCACCCCCGCCTGGAACAGCAGCGGTGAACGGCAACTCACGGTCTGGGAGCACCTCATCGCCGCCGCCCTCGCCCGCAAACCCTGA
- a CDS encoding MFS transporter yields MAGAAIVTAGVFTTVPGLLVTPLHEQYAWDRGQIALAASVNMVLFGFTAPFAAALMDRAGIRRVAAGAMLLIAAGALLTTAMASPWQLILYWGVLIGLGSGCLTMTFAALVADRWFVRRRGLVTGALSASSHLGQLVFLPLLAWSVDRYDWKPPVVTLALAALAVSGLVALLLRDHPADIGVLPYGGEHFVAKPAPVQGAARRTVTVLFDAARTGTFWLLAGMFIICGASTNGIMWSNWVPAAQEHGMHATAAASALSLIGVFSSLGAVVSGWLTDRFDPRRLLAVCFTVRALTLLTLPMVLSSTVRPSLIIFTVAYGLVDVATVPPVITLTQRAYGDDGPIVFGWTNSAHQLGAGASAFLGATARDLFGTYNVVWTALTALCLVAALKALVVRIPRTAEPAE; encoded by the coding sequence ATCGCGGGGGCCGCCATCGTGACGGCCGGCGTCTTCACCACCGTCCCGGGCCTGCTGGTCACTCCGCTGCACGAGCAGTACGCCTGGGATCGTGGCCAGATCGCGCTGGCCGCTTCCGTCAACATGGTCCTTTTCGGCTTCACCGCCCCCTTCGCGGCGGCGCTGATGGACCGTGCCGGCATCCGCCGTGTCGCGGCGGGCGCCATGCTGCTCATCGCAGCCGGTGCCCTGCTCACCACCGCGATGGCTTCCCCGTGGCAACTGATCCTTTACTGGGGCGTACTGATCGGCCTGGGCAGCGGCTGTCTGACCATGACCTTCGCCGCCCTCGTGGCCGACCGCTGGTTCGTGCGGCGGCGCGGTCTGGTCACCGGTGCGTTGAGCGCCTCCAGCCACCTGGGGCAACTGGTCTTCCTGCCGCTGCTCGCCTGGTCGGTGGACCGCTACGACTGGAAGCCCCCGGTAGTGACGCTGGCCCTCGCGGCTCTGGCCGTATCCGGACTCGTGGCCCTGCTCCTGCGCGACCATCCGGCCGACATCGGCGTCCTCCCCTACGGAGGCGAACACTTCGTTGCCAAGCCCGCACCCGTCCAAGGCGCCGCCCGCCGCACCGTGACAGTCCTCTTTGACGCCGCCCGCACCGGAACCTTCTGGCTGCTTGCAGGCATGTTCATCATCTGCGGCGCCTCCACCAACGGGATCATGTGGAGCAACTGGGTGCCCGCCGCCCAGGAACACGGCATGCACGCGACTGCCGCCGCCTCAGCGCTGTCCCTCATCGGCGTCTTCTCCTCCCTGGGCGCGGTCGTCTCCGGCTGGCTCACCGATCGCTTCGACCCCCGCCGCCTGCTGGCCGTCTGCTTCACCGTCCGAGCGCTCACCCTGCTGACCCTGCCGATGGTGCTTTCATCCACCGTCCGACCCTCCTTGATCATCTTCACGGTGGCCTACGGTCTCGTCGACGTCGCGACCGTTCCACCGGTCATCACGCTCACTCAGCGGGCGTACGGCGACGACGGTCCCATCGTCTTCGGATGGACCAACTCCGCTCACCAACTGGGTGCGGGCGCCTCTGCCTTCCTCGGCGCCACCGCCCGCGATCTGTTCGGCACGTACAACGTCGTCTGGACCGCACTGACCGCACTCTGCCTCGTCGCGGCCTTGAAGGCCCTGGTCGTACGGATCCCGCGGACCGCCGAGCCCGCCGAATAG
- a CDS encoding glycoside hydrolase family 30 beta sandwich domain-containing protein: MTENRNEPASGERRSPSRRTVLATVGALPVLTAAASVTGTIAAAGATAATTAVIDLSATRQTIRGFGGMSHTAWAGDLTAAQRDTAFGTGDGQLGFSLLRIPVAEDRTAWNRDLATAKRAAELGAAVIASPWNPPASMVETFVHGSQTNARRLRYDMYGAYAQHLNDFTTYLRNNGVNLYGISVQNEPDYAQDWTWWTPTEMVRFLRENAGSIGTRVIAPESFQYLKNMSDPILNDPAALANVDVIGAHLYGTPFANFPYPLFKQKGAGKELWMTEVYYPNSSDSADLWPQALDVGEHLHRAMVEAEFQAYIWWYIRRSYGPMREDGKISKRGAAMAHFARFVRPGYVRVQATATPATNVYVSAYRGGGSTVVVAVNKGTSAVSQQFTLVNGAASTVSSWLTDASRNVASQGMAGVSNGSFTVTLPARSVMTFVTR; the protein is encoded by the coding sequence ATGACAGAGAATCGGAACGAACCCGCAAGCGGGGAGCGCAGATCACCGAGCCGCAGGACCGTCCTGGCGACGGTGGGGGCCTTACCCGTCCTCACAGCCGCGGCGTCGGTCACGGGAACCATTGCCGCTGCAGGCGCAACGGCTGCCACCACAGCGGTCATTGATCTGTCCGCCACGCGGCAGACGATCCGAGGATTCGGCGGCATGAGCCACACGGCCTGGGCCGGCGACCTGACAGCGGCCCAACGGGACACGGCGTTCGGCACCGGCGACGGACAGTTGGGGTTCTCTCTGCTGAGGATCCCCGTCGCCGAGGATCGGACGGCCTGGAACCGTGACCTGGCGACGGCGAAGCGCGCGGCCGAACTCGGCGCGGCGGTCATCGCATCCCCGTGGAATCCTCCGGCCTCCATGGTCGAGACTTTCGTCCACGGCAGCCAGACCAACGCGCGACGTCTGCGGTACGACATGTACGGCGCCTACGCCCAGCACCTGAACGACTTCACCACGTACCTGCGGAACAACGGAGTGAATCTGTACGGCATTTCGGTGCAGAACGAGCCTGACTACGCGCAGGACTGGACGTGGTGGACCCCCACCGAAATGGTCCGGTTCCTGCGGGAGAACGCCGGCTCGATCGGCACCAGGGTCATCGCGCCGGAATCCTTCCAGTACCTGAAGAACATGTCCGACCCGATCCTCAACGACCCGGCGGCGCTCGCCAACGTGGACGTAATAGGAGCTCACCTGTACGGCACGCCGTTCGCGAACTTCCCGTACCCGCTCTTCAAGCAGAAGGGCGCGGGCAAGGAACTCTGGATGACGGAGGTCTACTACCCCAACAGCTCGGACTCGGCGGACCTCTGGCCCCAGGCGCTCGACGTGGGGGAGCACCTGCATCGCGCCATGGTGGAGGCCGAGTTCCAGGCCTACATCTGGTGGTACATCCGGCGCAGCTACGGCCCGATGCGCGAGGACGGGAAGATCAGCAAGCGGGGCGCTGCCATGGCGCACTTCGCCAGGTTCGTCCGACCCGGTTACGTACGGGTGCAGGCAACGGCGACGCCGGCGACGAACGTGTACGTCTCGGCGTACCGGGGAGGCGGCTCCACGGTCGTCGTCGCCGTCAACAAGGGGACCTCCGCGGTGAGCCAGCAGTTCACCCTGGTGAACGGTGCCGCGTCCACTGTCTCGTCCTGGCTGACCGACGCGAGCAGGAACGTCGCCTCCCAGGGCATGGCCGGCGTGTCGAACGGCTCCTTCACCGTCACGCTCCCTGCTCGAAGCGTGATGACATTCGTGACCCGTTGA
- a CDS encoding SecDF P1 head subdomain-containing protein produces MNDSTEHLLHDTLLHDALHAHVLEGGDGAGAQLVGLADGALRVARRRQRLARAGVGVATAAVVAAAWMAVADGATSSAHGVRPAAGGDTGKAVPISLLPVTSVTEHPCTGAGYTVHATADQPAQCVRVDRTGGMTDVRVASAKAEKNPTDGTWQVEVTFSPADRARFASFTGSIASAPLPRNEVAIVIDDKLWGNPYVAASITGGRLDILGARFGDLTSDTAHDLAHRLDPR; encoded by the coding sequence GTGAACGACTCGACCGAACACCTGCTGCACGACACGTTGCTTCACGATGCCCTGCACGCCCATGTCCTGGAGGGCGGCGATGGCGCCGGCGCCCAGCTGGTCGGCCTGGCCGACGGCGCGTTGCGGGTCGCCCGGCGGCGGCAACGGCTGGCCCGAGCGGGGGTCGGTGTCGCCACCGCCGCCGTGGTCGCCGCCGCCTGGATGGCCGTCGCGGACGGCGCGACCTCGAGCGCGCACGGGGTTCGTCCCGCCGCAGGAGGCGACACCGGGAAGGCGGTCCCCATCTCTCTGTTGCCCGTCACCTCGGTCACGGAGCACCCATGCACCGGTGCCGGCTACACCGTGCACGCGACCGCCGACCAACCGGCACAGTGCGTACGAGTCGACCGGACGGGCGGCATGACCGACGTCCGCGTCGCCTCCGCGAAAGCTGAGAAGAACCCCACCGACGGCACCTGGCAGGTCGAGGTGACCTTCAGCCCCGCCGACCGGGCCCGTTTCGCCTCCTTTACCGGCTCCATCGCGTCGGCCCCGCTCCCGCGCAACGAAGTCGCCATCGTCATCGACGACAAGCTCTGGGGCAACCCATATGTGGCCGCCTCGATCACCGGCGGTCGTCTCGACATCCTCGGGGCCCGCTTCGGTGACCTCACCAGCGACACCGCCCACGACCTCGCCCACCGGCTGGATCCGCGGTGA
- a CDS encoding MFS transporter has protein sequence MFAGSGSAPSPAAPRSPQLALGVIAAGMLMVVLDGSIVTVAMPAIQQDLGFTPAGLSWVVNAYLIAFGSLLLLAGRLGDLIGRRRMFLAGTVVFTAASLLAGAATSPAVLIAARFLQGIGSAMASAVSLGILVTLFTELRERARAIAVFSFTGAAGASIGQVLGGVLTDTLNWHWIFFINLPIGIAVLAIAVRVLPGDIGLGLKAGADVLGAILVTAGLMLGIYTVVKVEEYGWTSGRTLCFGSLAAVLLAAFLVRQATAHNPLMPLRIFRSRSVSAANLVQILMVAALFSFQILVALYLQKVLGYGAAETGLAMLPAAAVIGAVSLGVSARLNARFGERNVLLAGIVLLIGVLGLLTRLPVRASYPVDLLPVMLLAAGFGLALPALTALGMSGANEKDAGLASGLFNTTQQIGMALGVAVLSTLAASRTESLAAAGRTEAEALTGGYRLAFTVGAGLLVVAFTVAFTMLRRAAEEPAADAQAPAHTAAV, from the coding sequence ATGTTTGCTGGATCCGGCTCCGCACCCTCACCCGCAGCCCCGCGCTCACCACAGCTCGCCCTCGGAGTCATCGCCGCCGGGATGCTGATGGTCGTCCTCGACGGCTCCATCGTCACCGTGGCGATGCCGGCCATCCAGCAGGACCTGGGGTTCACACCTGCCGGCCTGAGCTGGGTCGTCAACGCCTACCTCATCGCGTTCGGCAGCCTGCTTCTGCTGGCCGGCCGGCTCGGCGACCTGATAGGCCGCAGGCGCATGTTCCTGGCGGGCACCGTCGTCTTCACCGCCGCCTCACTGCTGGCCGGGGCGGCCACCTCGCCCGCCGTACTGATCGCCGCCCGCTTCCTCCAGGGCATCGGCAGCGCGATGGCCTCCGCCGTCAGCCTCGGCATTCTCGTGACACTGTTCACCGAGCTCAGGGAGCGCGCCAGGGCCATTGCCGTCTTCAGCTTCACCGGCGCGGCGGGCGCATCCATCGGCCAGGTCCTCGGCGGCGTACTCACCGACACGCTCAACTGGCACTGGATCTTCTTCATCAACCTGCCGATCGGCATCGCCGTCCTCGCCATCGCCGTACGCGTCCTGCCCGGTGACATCGGTCTGGGCCTCAAGGCGGGCGCGGACGTACTCGGCGCGATTCTGGTCACCGCCGGCCTGATGCTCGGCATCTACACCGTCGTCAAGGTCGAGGAGTACGGCTGGACTTCGGGGCGCACTCTCTGCTTCGGCTCCCTCGCCGCCGTACTGCTCGCCGCGTTCCTCGTCCGTCAGGCGACCGCGCACAACCCCCTGATGCCGCTGCGGATCTTCCGTTCGCGCAGCGTCTCCGCCGCCAACCTGGTCCAGATCCTGATGGTCGCCGCGCTCTTCTCCTTCCAGATCCTCGTCGCCCTGTACCTCCAGAAGGTGCTCGGATACGGCGCCGCCGAGACCGGCCTCGCGATGCTCCCGGCAGCCGCCGTCATCGGTGCCGTCTCCCTCGGGGTCTCCGCCCGGCTCAACGCCCGCTTCGGTGAGCGCAACGTCCTGCTGGCCGGCATCGTGCTCCTCATCGGCGTCCTGGGTCTCCTCACCCGCCTCCCCGTGCGGGCCAGTTACCCGGTCGATCTCCTCCCGGTCATGCTGCTCGCTGCGGGCTTCGGTCTCGCGCTGCCGGCGCTGACCGCACTCGGTATGTCCGGCGCGAACGAAAAGGACGCCGGTCTCGCGTCCGGCCTGTTCAACACCACTCAGCAGATCGGCATGGCCCTGGGCGTCGCCGTTCTGTCCACCCTGGCCGCCTCCCGTACCGAGAGCCTTGCGGCGGCCGGCCGGACAGAGGCCGAGGCGCTCACCGGCGGCTACCGGCTCGCCTTCACGGTGGGCGCTGGGCTCCTCGTCGTCGCCTTCACCGTCGCCTTCACGATGCTGCGCCGGGCCGCCGAGGAGCCGGCCGCCGACGCTCAGGCTCCCGCTCACACCGCAGCCGTCTGA
- a CDS encoding PIG-L family deacetylase: protein MTDRPLTLMAVHAHPDDEATGTGGVLARYAAEGIRTVLVTCTDGGCGDGPGGVKPGDPGHDPESVALMRRRELEASCEVLKISDLETLDYADSGMMGWPSNDAPGAFWNTPVEEGAARLAELMRHYRPDVVVTYDENGFYGHPDHIQAHRITMAALEMTTLTPKVYWTTMPRSMMQQFGEIIREFHEDMPEPDPAEAAALAEIGLPDDEITTWVDTTAFSGQKFDALAAHASQGENIFFLKMGKQRFGEFMGTETFVRVQDATGAAVPEKDLFDGLR, encoded by the coding sequence ATGACCGACCGGCCTTTGACGCTCATGGCAGTACACGCCCACCCCGACGACGAAGCCACCGGAACCGGAGGGGTCCTCGCGCGGTACGCGGCGGAGGGCATACGCACGGTTCTTGTGACCTGTACCGACGGTGGTTGCGGTGATGGGCCGGGGGGTGTCAAGCCGGGCGACCCCGGACACGATCCGGAGTCGGTCGCCTTGATGCGTCGCCGGGAACTTGAGGCGAGCTGCGAGGTCCTGAAGATCAGCGATCTGGAGACGTTGGACTACGCCGACTCCGGGATGATGGGCTGGCCGAGCAACGACGCCCCCGGAGCCTTCTGGAATACCCCCGTGGAGGAAGGCGCCGCCCGACTCGCGGAACTCATGCGGCACTACCGACCTGATGTGGTCGTCACCTATGACGAGAACGGCTTCTACGGCCATCCCGACCACATACAGGCCCACCGCATCACGATGGCTGCGCTGGAGATGACCACGCTGACGCCGAAGGTGTACTGGACGACTATGCCCCGCTCGATGATGCAGCAGTTCGGCGAGATCATCCGCGAGTTTCATGAGGACATGCCCGAGCCGGACCCCGCCGAGGCTGCCGCTCTGGCCGAGATCGGCCTTCCGGACGATGAGATCACCACGTGGGTGGACACCACCGCGTTCAGCGGCCAGAAGTTCGACGCGCTGGCCGCGCACGCCAGTCAGGGCGAGAACATCTTCTTCCTCAAGATGGGCAAGCAGAGGTTCGGCGAGTTCATGGGAACGGAGACCTTCGTACGTGTCCAGGACGCCACCGGCGCTGCCGTACCCGAGAAGGATCTCTTCGACGGACTGCGCTGA
- a CDS encoding MarR family winged helix-turn-helix transcriptional regulator, with product MTAMTPARTEPDLSFLLDHTSHVLRSKMSAALAEIGLTARMHCVLVHALEEERTQIQLAEIGDMDKTTMVVTVDALEKAGLAERRPSSTDRRARIIAVTDEGARIAEQSQAIVDRVHRDALATLPGRDKEVLLRALKRLVDDGLASPVEAPRAARRARQSR from the coding sequence ATGACCGCCATGACGCCCGCGCGCACCGAACCGGACCTGTCATTCCTCCTCGACCACACCAGTCACGTCCTGCGGAGCAAGATGTCCGCCGCCCTCGCCGAGATTGGCCTGACCGCCCGGATGCACTGCGTGCTCGTCCACGCCCTGGAGGAGGAGCGCACCCAGATCCAGCTCGCGGAGATCGGCGACATGGACAAGACCACGATGGTGGTGACGGTGGACGCCCTGGAGAAGGCCGGCCTGGCAGAGCGCCGCCCTTCCAGTACGGACCGGCGGGCCCGGATCATCGCCGTCACCGACGAGGGAGCCCGCATCGCCGAGCAGAGTCAGGCGATCGTCGACCGCGTACATCGCGATGCCCTGGCCACGCTGCCCGGCAGGGACAAGGAAGTCCTGCTGCGGGCGCTGAAGCGCCTGGTCGACGACGGCCTGGCGAGCCCTGTCGAGGCCCCGCGCGCCGCCCGTCGAGCACGCCAGTCCAGGTAA
- a CDS encoding DUF6585 family protein translates to MPEVIADTAREQQLGHLRSMVENSPKRRPWAAIALLGVVGVGAVVDGFSIAVQEQRQEGGWYYGLPMLALAVLALWASLWMGFKPGPPKTWVAWYEHGIVHRVADEEPEAYEWGDISWVARRDIKVVKQFGSYMKYNLLILPETGGLIVVDNLFDGVLQFAEELTEAFARIRVPHELARIEQGERVHFGSQLDINAGGLGQGDRRIGWREVERIDFKQGSMYIYRHGDRKAWMTLSAVGFPNLLVFLAMSEALRRGAVS, encoded by the coding sequence GTGCCGGAAGTCATAGCCGACACAGCCCGGGAGCAGCAGCTCGGGCACCTGCGGAGCATGGTGGAGAACAGCCCTAAGCGCCGGCCCTGGGCTGCGATCGCCCTGCTGGGCGTCGTAGGCGTGGGGGCGGTCGTCGACGGCTTCAGCATCGCCGTACAGGAACAACGGCAGGAGGGCGGCTGGTACTACGGGCTACCCATGCTGGCCCTCGCCGTGCTGGCCTTGTGGGCCTCCCTGTGGATGGGCTTCAAACCGGGTCCGCCGAAGACCTGGGTGGCCTGGTACGAACACGGCATCGTCCATCGGGTCGCGGACGAGGAACCCGAGGCCTACGAATGGGGCGACATCTCCTGGGTGGCGCGGCGGGACATCAAGGTGGTCAAACAGTTCGGCAGCTATATGAAGTACAACTTGCTGATCTTGCCGGAGACGGGTGGTCTGATCGTTGTCGACAACCTCTTCGACGGTGTTCTCCAGTTCGCCGAGGAGTTGACCGAGGCGTTCGCGCGGATACGCGTGCCGCACGAGCTCGCCCGGATCGAGCAGGGCGAGCGGGTGCACTTCGGCAGCCAACTCGACATCAACGCGGGCGGTTTGGGTCAGGGCGACCGGCGCATCGGCTGGCGGGAGGTCGAGCGGATCGACTTCAAGCAAGGCAGCATGTACATCTACCGGCATGGCGACCGCAAGGCATGGATGACGTTGTCCGCTGTCGGATTCCCGAACCTGCTGGTCTTCCTCGCGATGTCCGAGGCTCTGCGGCGCGGTGCCGTCTCCTGA